DNA from Lactobacillus johnsonii:
ATATAGAGATTTTGGTATAATTGATTCTACTAACAAAAAGATAGTGAATGTCAAAAGCCAATGGGTAATTTTAGATTTAAAAAATCGCAAAATTACTGAAGCAGATGATCAAATGATGCAGAAATTTGGAAATCCATACTTGAAACATATGCCGCGCTTTAAGCGATTACGTCCCTTAAAAGCGTATAGCTCAAGTAAGAAATATACTGTTAGATATTATGATTTAGATACAAACCATCATTTAACTAATAGTATTTATTTCGATTGGATGATTGATACCTTGCCAAGAGAGTTCTTGAATTCTCATACTGTCAAAAGTATTGATATTTCATTTAAAAAAGAAGTTCAATATGGAAATCAAGCACTAGCAGAAGTAGAGCTTGATCAAGATACATTAACTTCGCATCATTTGATTTCTAATCGGGGTGAGGCGTCTGCCTTGGCTGAAATTAATTGGAAAGAAAATTAAAGGCATGACTTGTTGTTAGTACAGTCGTGCTTTTTTTGAAAGGTAGGAATGCCAATGAAGACAGGAATAAAGAAATTAGATTTGCAGGGCTTAGTTACTCTGGCATTGCTAGTAGCAATGAATGTTGTGCTACAAAAAATATCGTTTGGTCCAGCTACAGTAAAAGTAGGATTGGGATTTATTGGAAGTGCATTATTAGCTTATTATTTTGGCCCTTTCTGGGGCGGAATTGGTGCAGTACTAAGTGATTTGTTAAAATCAGCTGTTTTTGGCGTTGAAGGTGGATTTTTCCCAGGATTTATTCTTTCAGCAATAGTAGGGGTTGTGATTTATGCGATCTTCTTATATCAAAAACCAATTAAGTGGTGGCGTATTATTGTTTCGACTTTATTAGTTACCTTGGTGGTTAATGTCTTAATGAATACTTACTGGATTCATCTATTATATGGCTTAGATTTAAGAGCAGCATTTCTACAAAGAATTCTAAAAGAGTTGATCACTCCTTGGATTCAAATTGTCGTTCTTTACGTGATTTTAAATGCTCTTCAACGTGTTAAAATAAGAAGGTAATTTCGATAATAATAAGGATAGAATTTAAATGAAAATATTAAGTATTACTACTGCAACCAATCATTTGAGCGTAGCTTTGAATGATGGAGATAAAATTTTGGAAAAGAACGAAGAAGATCATCGAAATCATAGTGAACATTTAGATCCTTTAATTAATGAATTGTTGAGGGAAAATGATCTTACTTTAAAAGATATTGATCGTTTTGCAGTTGCAGAAGGTCCTGGTTCTTATACTGGTTTAAGAATTGGAATTACTACTGCGAAGATGTTTGCTTCTATTTTAAATAAGGACTTAGTTGGGGTATCAACTTTAGCTGCATTGGCTAATGGCGCAAGCGATGGCTTAATCGTGAGTGAATTAGATGCTCGTAACAAGAATTTCTTTGCTGGTGTTTATCGTAAGGCTGACGGCAAGTTAGAGAATCTAGTTCCTGATGGCCACTATCATCTAGATGACTTGATAGATAAGGTGAAAGAGCTCGGCTTATCTGAACACGTTATCTTTGTTGGTAGCTCAATTGAAAAATACCAAGATGAAATTAAGGACTTGCTAGGTTCAGATAACTTCACTCAAGATGCAGGTGATAACCAAATTCATGCTGGTGAAATTGGAAAATTAGCTCTTAATAAAGAAGCAGTAGATCCTGATAAGATGGTGCCAAAATATTTGAGGCGTACACAAGCTGAAATGGACTGGCATAAGAAGACTGGAAAGGCATTTGGCCCGGATAGCGACTATGTTGAAGAAGTTTAGTTTATTTTTTCATCCGGTAGAAATCGATCTCAGCTTTACGCCCTTTGCATTAAGGTTAGATAATGAAACTTATCAGATTATGAAGGCTAGCGATGAGAATATTGCGGACTTATTAGGTCTAGAGCAAGAAGTGTACTTTGGACGGACGCCTTGGAGTCGATTCTCTTTTAAGAGTGAATTAAAAAAGCATGCTAATTCCTTGTACTTGGTAGTTTATCAAGGTTCGACTTTGGTGGGCTTTGTGGGGATGAGAATGCAGGCTCAAGAAGGTCATATTACCAATATTGCCGTGAAACCTACCTATCAAAGAAGAGGAATTGGTGAATTCTTACTGAGAACCATGATTGGGATTGCTCAGAAAAATCGCGCAGTTCAGATGACTTTAGAGGTACGCAGCGATAACTATAATGCTCAGAGTTTATATCGTAAGTTAGGCTTTAAGGATAACTTTATTCGGAAGAACTACTATACTACTGAACAAGCAGATGCGATTAGCATGATTAAGGAATTGACAGATTAAGAATAGGAAGAGATAAAGTGACTAAAAAAGATGTTCGAATTTTAGCATTTGAAAGCTCATGTGATGAAACTTCAACTGCTGTGATTAAAAATGGTCGTGAAATCGAAAGCTTAATTGTAGCTACTCAAATTAAAAGTCACCAACGCTTTGGTGGGGTTGTGCCAGAGGTAGCAAGTCGTCACCATATTGAAGTAATTACGCAGATTACTAAGGAAGCCTTAGATGAAGCAAATGCGACTTGGAATGATATTGATGCAATTGCGGTCACCTATGGACCAGGTCTAGTTGGGGCACTTTTAATTGGTGTTAGTGCAGCAAAGGCTGCATCAATGGCAACTGGAATTCCGTTAATTGGTGTTGACCATATTATGGGACATATTATGGCAGCGCAATTAAAGGATGAGATTGAATATCCAGCACTTGCTTTGCAGGTGTCAGGTGGACATACTGAGATTGTCTTGATGAAGGATCCGATCCATTTTGAAATTGTGGGCGATACCAGGGATGATGCAGCTGGTGAAGCCTATGATAAGATTGGCCGCGTTTTAGGTGTTAATTACCCAGCAGGTAAGACAATTGATGAATGGGCACATAGGGGGAAAGATACCTTCCACTTCCCGAGAGCAATGATGGAAGATGATGACTATGACTTCTCCTTCTCAGGACTTAAGAGTGCCTTCATTAATACTTGCCACCATGCAGATCAAATTCATGAAGAACTTGATAAGTATGATTTAGCTGCCAGTTTTCAGGCTTCAGTTGTTGATGTGTTGAGCCACAAAACAATTAGAGCGATCAAAGAATATAAGCCGAAGACATTTATCTTAGGCGGCGGTGTCGCCGCGAACCACGGCTTACGCGATAGATTAGCAGAAGAGATTGAAAAGTTGCCTGCTGATATTAAGCCAAAGGTGATTTTACCCGACTTGAAGCTTTGCGGAGATAATGCGGCAATGATTGGTGCTGCTGCATATAACTTGTACAAGGCTGGTAAGTTTAGCGATGAGAATTTAAATGCAGATCCATCACTTGAGGTGCCATATGCAGAAAGCATGTTGAAGTAAGCCCTAGACACTACACAAGAGTGAATGGATAATACAATAAGTTATTTTATGAAAAAACAAATGATGTTGAAGAATAACATTTTTTCTTCGATATCATTTGTTTGTTTTGTTCCTAAAACCACTTGATAATGTAAGAAGAAAAGGCGCGAAGGATAGCTACAGAGTAAGATATTTAAATATAAACTTAAGGCTTGTATTTATTAGAGAAAGCTAAAATTTTCGAGAAAGATTCTTTTATTGTTTCAGAGAAATAGATTAGTATATTCTTTGCATTTAATAACGGACTGAAGTCCTTATTCTGCCTATAAATAAGGAGTATTGTTATAATAAGAAATGAAAGATCAATAATCTTGAGGAGGAATTATTATGGAAGATGAAGTTCAATCTCCAAAAGAAGAAACTCCTAACACTTATTGGCGTTGGTTAGTAGAATCGTGGCGCTATCCTTTAGGCTACAATCCGGCAGAGAAGTGGTACGGAGTTATTACCTTACTAGGTGAAGATATTGTATTGTTTATTGGGTTAGCTATTGCAAGTAATTATATTGCTAACATGTTTGATATTACTCTCATTCATCATGCATCCGGCTTTACTTTCTGGGCAATTGTAATCCTATTTGTCGTTCAGATTATTACTATTCTTTGTTCAATGGTTGGTCACTTATTCGTGTTTGGTAACACGGGTGGCTTTTGGCAATATGTTAATAAAGTTGCACAAGTAACTAACTGGAACTTTTGGATTGTAATTTGTGCTTTCTGCTTCTTAATCCTAAGTTTAAGCTCGGGATTACTTGGTTTTGGAGAAGCATTAGTTTGGATCTTTTATGCACTGTTTTCTTTAGGTTCATTCTTACTAGTTGTTTGTCCTGATCCTGGAACTGAAAAGATGATTCATGATCCATTCTGGGGCGCAGTAATTTATCTAGTGATGATTGTTGTCATCTATTCTATTATTTGGGGCTTAGCCTTTAGTATTATGATCAATTTGTAGAAATATTAAACAAAAAGATGTCGCTTAATCAACACGTAGTGCGAAGATTAACGACATCCTTTTTTGTTGTGGGGATTATTTTAATAAATCAGCTAGAGTATCTTCATTTGGATGATAGCTTTTATATCGTTTTAAAACTCGAATTAAATCTTCAAAATGCTCATTCCAAAATTGAAAATTATCTTCGTATGATTTTACTTTTTTGAGATCATTATAATGTTTCTTTACAAAAATACTGGGCTTTTTATAGTTACCGTTTGTGTATTTTTTATAATCATTGTGCAATAAGATAAATAATATTTCTATTTCAGGACGTGTAGTTAAATTAGTTACCTCTGATATTTTTGGAAGATATGCTTTAGGTACGACAAAATTTTCGGATCTTGAATCTAATATGCGGTATATATGAATCTTTTGTCCAAAACTCTTATTTGGTATTGCTTAGCGAACCTTTTACCGTTTCGGCATCGAATAACTTCTTCTTGTAACACATTCTCTTGAGTACACCTTAATGCATCATGACCTAAGAGAACGTCAATTATTGCTTGTTCTGTATTTCCTTCTGCGATGAAAGCCACTAATTCATTATTCACGAGTATGGTCCACCGCTTTCTTAGTCGCCTTTTTTAATTGCATATAAGCAGAATATTCTGGGGCAGTTCCACCCAAATAATCTGATTCAAAGACATCACTCTTATTTAAATCACTTCTAACGTTAGAAGCCGAGTATCTTTGTAATTGAATCTGATTATTTCTTTTAGCAATATAAACTTCATCTCCTCGTTCTAAATCATCTAATAATTCGGAATAGTGAGTACTGAAAATCAATATTGCGCGGTTAACATTAACTTTAGGATCAGAAAAATCGTCAATAAAGGACCTAACGATAGCATGATTAAAGTGATTCTCTAATTCATCGACAAAAATTATTCCACCAGTTTGCAGAGCTGCAATTACATTGCCATATAAAGTGATCCCTTTAGCCGTACCGGATGATAAATAATGCTCAATAACATCAAATGCTGTCGCATTAATTTCTTCATCACGGTTCTTGAATTTTAGACGGTATAAAATTTTTAATTGCCCCGATTCATCTCTATCTTGTTCAATTTTCAAGTATTCAATGGTTGAATCTAAATAATTTAATATTTCAGTTGGG
Protein-coding regions in this window:
- a CDS encoding acyl-[acyl-carrier-protein] thioesterase, whose translation is MEKIFKEEHQVSYGDCDETGKIQLPHLIEHFMQVSNVQLTAGGAGIHDLLKQNLGWVVVEYHLDIDRLPEAGEKITVTTNGSGYNRFFEYRDFGIIDSTNKKIVNVKSQWVILDLKNRKITEADDQMMQKFGNPYLKHMPRFKRLRPLKAYSSSKKYTVRYYDLDTNHHLTNSIYFDWMIDTLPREFLNSHTVKSIDISFKKEVQYGNQALAEVELDQDTLTSHHLISNRGEASALAEINWKEN
- a CDS encoding folate family ECF transporter S component is translated as MKTGIKKLDLQGLVTLALLVAMNVVLQKISFGPATVKVGLGFIGSALLAYYFGPFWGGIGAVLSDLLKSAVFGVEGGFFPGFILSAIVGVVIYAIFLYQKPIKWWRIIVSTLLVTLVVNVLMNTYWIHLLYGLDLRAAFLQRILKELITPWIQIVVLYVILNALQRVKIRR
- the tsaB gene encoding tRNA (adenosine(37)-N6)-threonylcarbamoyltransferase complex dimerization subunit type 1 TsaB, which produces MKILSITTATNHLSVALNDGDKILEKNEEDHRNHSEHLDPLINELLRENDLTLKDIDRFAVAEGPGSYTGLRIGITTAKMFASILNKDLVGVSTLAALANGASDGLIVSELDARNKNFFAGVYRKADGKLENLVPDGHYHLDDLIDKVKELGLSEHVIFVGSSIEKYQDEIKDLLGSDNFTQDAGDNQIHAGEIGKLALNKEAVDPDKMVPKYLRRTQAEMDWHKKTGKAFGPDSDYVEEV
- the rimI gene encoding ribosomal protein S18-alanine N-acetyltransferase encodes the protein MLKKFSLFFHPVEIDLSFTPFALRLDNETYQIMKASDENIADLLGLEQEVYFGRTPWSRFSFKSELKKHANSLYLVVYQGSTLVGFVGMRMQAQEGHITNIAVKPTYQRRGIGEFLLRTMIGIAQKNRAVQMTLEVRSDNYNAQSLYRKLGFKDNFIRKNYYTTEQADAISMIKELTD
- the tsaD gene encoding tRNA (adenosine(37)-N6)-threonylcarbamoyltransferase complex transferase subunit TsaD encodes the protein MTKKDVRILAFESSCDETSTAVIKNGREIESLIVATQIKSHQRFGGVVPEVASRHHIEVITQITKEALDEANATWNDIDAIAVTYGPGLVGALLIGVSAAKAASMATGIPLIGVDHIMGHIMAAQLKDEIEYPALALQVSGGHTEIVLMKDPIHFEIVGDTRDDAAGEAYDKIGRVLGVNYPAGKTIDEWAHRGKDTFHFPRAMMEDDDYDFSFSGLKSAFINTCHHADQIHEELDKYDLAASFQASVVDVLSHKTIRAIKEYKPKTFILGGGVAANHGLRDRLAEEIEKLPADIKPKVILPDLKLCGDNAAMIGAAAYNLYKAGKFSDENLNADPSLEVPYAESMLK